From Rhodopseudomonas palustris:
ACTGCGCGCCACCATCGACAAGGAATTGACCCTCATCGCGCGGCGCGACTACGCGCATTACTTCCTTACCGTGCACGACATCGTCCGCTATGCGCGGTCGCAGAACATCCTGTGCCAGGGCCGCGGCTCGGCGGCGAATTCCGCGGTGTGCTACGTGCTCGGCATCACTTGCGTCGATCCGACCGAGATCGACCTGCTGTTCGAGCGCTTCGTCTCCGAGGAGCGCGACGAGCCGCCGGACATCGACGTCGATTTCGAACATTCGCGCCGCGAAGAGGTGATGCAGTACATCTATCGCCGCTACGGCCGCCACCGCGCCGCGATCGTCTCCACCGTGATCCATTATCGGCCACGCTCGGCGATCCGCGACGTCGGCAAGGCGCTGGGGCTGTCCGAAGACGTCACCGCGGCGCTCGCCGACACGGTGTGGGGAAGCTGGGGCAAGGGCCTCAACGAGATGCAGGTGCGCCAGGCCGGGCTCGATCCCGCCAATCCGATGATCGTGCGCGCGGTCGAGCTCGCCACCGAGCTGATCGGCTTTCCGCGGCATCTGTCGCAGCATGTCGGCGGCTATGTGCTGACCCAGGATCGGCTCGACAGCTACGTGCCGATCGGCAACGCCGCGATGGAGGATCGCACCTTCATCGAATGGGACAAGGACGACATCGACGCGGTGAAAATGATGAAGGTCGACGTGCTGGCGCTCGGCATGCTGACCTGCATCCGCAAGGGTTTTGATCTGATCGCGCAGCACAAGGGCGTGCGCTTCCAACTCTCCGATATCAAGTCTGTGGACGACAATAACGTCTACCGGATGCTCCAGCGCGGCGAATCGATCGGCGTGTTCCAGGTCGAGAGCCGGGCGCAGATGAACATGCTGCCGCGGCTGAAGCCGCGCTGCTTCTACGACCTCGTCATCGAAGTCGCGATCGTGCGGCCCGGCCCGATCCAGGGAGACATGGTGCATCCGTATTTGCGGCGGCGGAACGGCCAGGAGCCGGTGGTGTATCCGTCGCCGTCGGGCGAGGCCGGCGACAAGAACGAGCTGCGGCAGATCCTCGGCAAGACGCTCGGCGTGCCGCTGTTCCAGGAGCAGGCAATGCGGATCGCGATCGAGGCCGCGCATTTCACGCCGGACGAGGCCAATCAGCTCCGCCGCGCGATGGCGACGTTTCGCAATGTCGGCACCATCGGCAAGTTCGAGGCCAAGATGGTCGGCAATCTGATGGCGCGCGGCTACGACGCCACCTTCGCCAAGAACTGCTTCGAACAGATCAAGGGCTTCGGCTCTTACGGCTTTCCGGAAAGCCATGCCGCCAGCTTCGCCAAGCTGGTCTATGTCTCGGCGTGGATGAAATGCGAGCATCCAGACGCGTTCTGTTGTGCGCTGCTGAATTCGCAGCCGATGGGTTTCTACGCGCCGGCGCAGATCGTCGGCGATGCGCGTGCCAACAAAGTCGAGGTGCGGCCGGTCGACGTCTCGTTCAGCGACGGCCAGTGCACGCTGGAGGAGCGCTGCGGCGAACATCACGCGGTGCGGCTCGGCTTCCGGATGATCGACGGCTTCCGCTGGGCCGATCCGGACGAGGAGCGGGTGCGGCGCGAAGCCGGCGAGGCGCCGAGCGACGACTGGGCGGCGCGGATCGTCGCGGCGCGGGCGAGGGCGCCGTTCGGTTCGCTCGAACAGTTCGCGCGATCGACCGCGCTGTCGAAGCGGGCGCTGATCCTGCTGGCGGATGCCGACGCGTTCCGCTCGCTCGGGCTCGATCGGCGCGCGGCGCTATGGGCGGTGCGGCGGCTGCCCGACGACGTGCCGTTGCCGCTGTTCGAAGCCGCGCGCGCGCAGGAACAGCAGGATGAACATACTGCGCCGTTGCCGCAGATGCCGATGGCCGAGCACGTGGTCGCCGACTATCAGACCGTGCGGCTGTCGCTGAAGGGCCATCCGATGGAATTTTTGCGAGCCTTGTTCGCGGCGGAGCGCGTCGTCACCTGCCGCAATGTCTCGGGAATGCGCAGCAGCGGCCGGCGGCTGCGCTGCGCCGGCGTGGTGCTGGTGCGGCAGCGGCCGGGCAGCGCCAACGGCGTGATCTTCATGACGATCGAGGACGAGACCGGCATCGCCAACATCGTGGTGTGGCCGGCGGTGATGGAGAAATTCCGCAAGGAAGTGATGGGCGCGCGGCTGATCCTGGTCGAAGGCAAGATTCAGGCGAGCCCCGAAGGCGTGGTGCATCTGGTCGCCGAGCGACTGATCGACCGCTCTCACGACATGGCGCGGCTATCGGACGATCTCGCGGCGCGGCCGCCGCTGTCGCCCGCCGCCGAGTTGTATGAGCCGCTGAACGGCGACCGCCGCGACAACCCCGACGCGCCCGCCCAGCGCCTGCGCCACCCCCGCGACGTCCGCATCCTGCCGCCGTCGCGGGATTTCCATTGAGGACTCGCAACGCAACGATCGTCATCCCGAGGTGCGAGCGCAGCGAGCCTCGAAGGATGCTGACGACCACCAAGCGACCCATCCTTCGAGGCCGCCGCTGCGCGGCGGCGCCTCAGGATGACGCTGCGAGACGGGGCTATGTGTTGCTTGGCTGTCCTTCGTCATTGCCGGGCTTGACCCGGCAATCCATCATTCCGAAGACGATGGATACGCGGGTCAAGCCCGCGTATGACGCTGACAGTGTGGAGAGCGATCGTCTCAGCGTCGCCCTCAGTCAGCCGGAGGAAATCACACGATGCCATCTCCCCGCGATCTGCTCGCTGAACTGTGGACCTCCGTCGGCGGCGATGCTGCCGCGCTCGATGCCGTCACGCTCACCGGCGACGAGCCGCAATTGCCGTCGTCGTTTCGGGTCGATGCGGCGGCGCAAGTGTCGATCGCCGCGAGCGGGCTCGCTGCGGCGGAGATCTGGCGGATGCGCAGCGGACAATCACAGAGCGTCAGCGTCGATATGCGCCACGCCGCGATCGAGTGCCGCTCCGAACGCTATCTGCGCCGCGACGGCGAACCGCCGCCGCCGATGTGGGATCCGATCGCCGGCGTGTACCAGGTGAAGAACGGCCGTTTCGTCCGGCTGCACACCAATTTTCCGCATCATCGCGATGCCGTCTGCAAGGTGCTCGCCTGCGCGCCGGAGCGCGCCGCGGTGCAGGCGGCGCTGTCGGAATGGGACGGAGAGGCGTTCGAGACTGCGTCCTACCAGGCCGGCGGCGTCGTGGCGCTGATGCGTTCGCGCGACGAATGGCAGGCGCTGCCGCAGGCCGCCGCGCTGGATGCGTTGCCGCTCGTGGAAATCACCAGGATCGGGGACGCCGCGCCAAAACCATGGCCGGCGGGCGAGCGGCCGCTCGCGGGCCTGCGCGTGCTCGATCTGTCGCGGGTGATCGCCGGCCCGGTCGCCGGCCGCACACTGGCGGCGCATGGCGCAGACGTGATGCTGGTGTCGAGTCCCGAGCTGCCGTCGATCCCCTGGCTGGTGATCGACACCGGCCGCGGCAAGCTGTCGAGCTGCGCCGACCTGACGACCCAGCAGGGCCACGCTGCGTTGCGCGATCTGCTCGCCGAAGCGGACGTCTTCTCTCAGGGCTATCGCCCGCAATCGCTGGCGGCGCTCGGCTTCTCGCCGGAGGACGCCGCTGCGATCAATCCGGGCATCGTCTACGTCTCGCTCTCTGCCTATGGTCGCAACGGACCCTGGGCGACGCGGCGCGGCTTCGACTCGCTGGTGCAATGCACGACCGGCTTCAACCATGCCGAAGGGCAGGCGGCCGGGGTCGAGGGGCCGAAGGAATTGCCGATGCAGATTCTCGATCACGCCACCGGCTATCTGATGGCGCTCGGCGCGATGATCGCCAAGGCCCGGCAGGCCCGCGAAGGCGGGAGCTGGCACGTCCAGGTGTCGCTCGCCCGCACCGGCAAATGGCTGTGGGAGATGGGGCGACTGGTGCAAGGCCTCGCTGCACCGGACATTACGCCCGATCTGGCGGCCGGCTTTCTCGACGATGTGCCCTCCGGATTCGGGACGCTGACGGCTGTGCGTCACGCCGCGATCCTGTCCGGGACGCCGGCGCATTGGGCGCGACCCGCGGTGCCGCTCGGCACCGATCCACCAGGCTGGCCCGCCCGGGGCTGACGACGAGGGTGAGCGGTCGAGGTGTGCGTCTCGAGGGTTGCGCAGGAGTAATCGATCAACCGACCCTCGGCTGCTGTTCACTAATGACGGAGATTGTCAGCAGACAAAGCGAGCATTAATGCTGCGTTCAGATTCCGGCCTCTACGAAACGATATCCTGGCCGTCCGTCGCGAACGGGATGTTGCGCCGCAGAATTCATCTGGGCTGACGTCGGTCCGCTTTTGTGGTTAGCGTGTCATAGTTCGGCACTACCAGTCGCCGGGAGGCAACGCGGTGATCAGGCCCATGTTGAAACACGTAGCGCGAAGACTGGGACGTGTGTCGCGGAAGTGGCTGGTGCTGTCAGGCTGCTTGGCCGTCGGTGTCGCTGTGGCCGGTTCCATCGTCGCGGATCGCTTCGCGGCTACCGAGGTTCATTCGGAGATCTCCAGCCAGTCGCGTCGCAGCGCCGATCGCTACACGCCGAGCGCGGCGGAATGGGCGAGCCTCACCATCGAAAAGGTGAGCGATTTCAGCTTTCGCGCCGAGCATGTCACCGAAGGCAAGATCGCAATCGACGAGGATCGCTCGACCCCGGTATTCTCGCCCTATGCCGGCCGCGTGACGAAGCTGCTGGCGCGCCCCGGCGACCATGTCGCGCAGGGCCAGCCGTTGTTCACGATCGAGGCGCCGGACACGGTGCAGGCGCAGAACGATTTCATCGTCGCCGCCACCGCGCTGAACAAGGCGAAGTCGCAGCTCGAACTGGCGCAGTTTCAGGACAAGCGCGCGCGCGACTTGTTCGACGGCAAGGCGGTGCCGCTGAAGGATTATCAGCAGGCGCAGGCGACGCTGACCAGTACGCAGAACGACATGCAGTCGGCGACCACGGCGCTCGAGGCCGCTCGCAACCGGCTGCGGATCCTCGGCCTCACTGAGAGCGCGATCACGGCGTTTCAGGACAAGGGCAAGATCAATCCGGAGACCACGATCTACGCGCCGATCGCCGGCACCGTGGTGCAACGCAAGATCGGACCCGGACAATACGTCAACGCCGGCGCCAGCGACCCGGTGTTCGTGATCGGCGACCTGTCGACGGTGTGGCTCACCGCTTTCGTCCGCGAATCCGAGGCCGCAGACGTCGAGGTCGGTCAGGACGTCAGCTTCCAGGTGCTGGCTTTGCCGGGCCGCACCCTTACCGGGCGTGTCAACTACGTCGCCGCCGCGATCGACCCCGCCACCCGCCGGCTGATGGTCCGCGCCACCATCGACAACCCGGACGGCGCGCTGAAGCCGGAAATGTTCGCCAACGTCACGATCTATTCGGCCTCCGACCATCCCGCGGTCGGCGTGCCGCGCACCGCGCTGATCTACGAAGGCGATCAGGTCAGGGTCTGGGTCGCGCGCGACGACCGCTCGATCGAACTGCGCACCATCAAGCCGGGACTCACCGCGGGCAATCTGGTCGAAGTGATCGGCAATCTGCAGCCGGGCGATAAGATCGTGACCAAGGGCGCCTTGTTCATCGACCGCGCTGCGACCGGTTGAGGTTTGCGGGCGCTGCCCGCGAAGATACGACGACTGCTTCTCTTCGTTTCCCTTCCCTTCCTGGACCGATCCTTCGTCTTCTCAGCCGAGAAGAATGCAATTTCTTGGTCGCCTGTCGCAGAGTTCATTTGAACGGCGCGTGGCGATGGGGGAGAGGAAGGTCGCACCACCCGCCGCGCTTCGCGCCCGCCTGCCTGCCTGAAAGGTCCGATCCGGATGGGTCGCCTCGTTGCCCTCGCCGTCAACCGCCGTTTTCTGATGGTCGCGATGTTCCTGCTGGTGATCGCCGGCGGGACGGTAGCCTTCAAGCAGCTGAACATCGAGGCCTATCCCGATCCGACCCCGCCGATGGTCGACATCGTCACGCAGAGCGCCGGGCTGTCGGCCGAGGAGGTCGAGCGCTACATCACCATTCCGATCGAGGCCCAGGTCGCCGGCATCAAGAACCTCAAGACGATCCGCACCATCTCGCTGTACGGCCTGTCCGACGTCAAACTGCAATTCTCGTTCGACTACACCTATGACGAGGCGCTGCAGCAGGTGCTGAACCGGCTGTCGCAACTGGCGCCGCTGCCTGGCAACGCGCAGCCGGGAATCTCGCCGCTCAGCCCGATCGGCGAGATTTTCCGCTACCGGCTGGTCGGCCCGCCCGGTTACAGCGTGCTCGATCTCAAGACGCTGCAAGACTGGGTGCTGCAGCGCCGCTTCCGTGCGGTGCCCGGGGTGATCGACGTCACCGGCTGGGGCGGCAAGACCAAGACCTATGAGGTCCAGGTCGATTTCAACAAGCTGGTCGCCAACGGCCTGACGCTGCCGCAGGTGCTGCAGGCGGTGTCCAATTCCAACATCAATGTCGGCGGCAACACCGTCGATATCGGCGCGCAGTCCGCGGTGGTGCGCGGCGTCGGGCTGATCCGCTCGATCGACGATCTCGGCAGCACCATGGTGGCGTCGAGCGGCGGCAATCCGGTGCTGATCCGGGACATCGCCAAGGTCAGCGTCGGCGAGAAGCCGCGGCTCGGCATCGCCGGCATGAACCAGGACGACGACATCGTCCAGGGCATCGTGCTGATGCGGCGTGGCGAAAAGAGTTCGCCGACGATCGCGCGTGTCGAGCAGACGGTGAAGGCGATCAACGCCTCCGGCGTGCTGCCGCCGGGCGTGCGAATCGAACGGATCTACGACCGCAAGGACCTGATCGACACAACGACCCACACGGTGCTGCACAACATGGTGGTCGGCATCCTGCTGATCGTGTTCCTGCAATGGGTGTTTCTCGGCGACCTGCGCAGCGCGCTGATCGTCGGCGCGACGATTCCGTTCGCGCTGTTCTTCGCGGTGATCATCCTGGTGCTGCGCGGCGAGTCGGCCAATCTGCTGTCGGTCGGCGCGATCGATTTCGGCCTGATCGTCGACGCGACGGTGATCATGGTCGAGGCGATCTTCCGCCGACTGTCGCATACGACCGAATTGTCGACGGAGGAACTCAGCCAGATCTCGGCCGAGACCGTCATGGGGATGAAGAGCCACGCCATCCTGTCGGCCGCCGCTGACGTGTCGCGTTCGATCTTCTTCGCCGCCGCCATCATCATTGCGGCGTTCCTGCCGCTGTTCACGCTGTCCGGCGTCGAGGGCAACATCTTCAGCCCGATGGCGAAGACCTATGCCTACGCGCTGGCCGGCGGCCTGCTCGCCACCTTCACCGTGACGCCGGCGCTGTCTGCGATCATCCTGCCGGCGCATGTGAAGGAGACCGAGACGTTGCTGATGCGCTGGCTGCATCGCGTCTACACGCCTCTGCTCGCCTGGGCGGTGGCGAACCGGCGGCTGGTGATGGCCGGCGCGGTCGGGCTGGTGGTGATGACGGTGATCGCGACGCGCTTTCTCGGCCTCGAATTCCTGCCCAAGCTGGAGGAGGGCAATCTGTGGGTGCGGGCGACGCTGCCGCCGACGATCTCGCTCGCCGAGGGCAACGGCTACGTCAACCAGATGCGCAAGCTGATCGCGACCTTTCCTGAAGTCGAGTCGGTGGTGTCGCAGCATGGCAGGCCCGATGACGGTACCGACGCCGCCGGCCTGTTCAACGCCGAGTTCTTCGCGCCGCTGAAGCCGGTGTCGCAATGGCCGGGGTCGAAGGACAAGGACGATCTCACCGCGCGGATGCTGAAGCAGCTCCAGGACAGATTCCCCGGCGTCGAGTTCAACTTCTCGCAATATCTGCAGGACAACGTCTCGGAAGCGGTGTCCGGCGTGAAGGGCGAAAACTCGATCAAGCTGTACGGCAACGATCTTCAGGCGCTGACCGACACCGCCAACAAGATCAAGGCGGTGCTGTCGACGGTGCAAGGCGTGACCGATCTGGCGGTGTTCACCTCGCTCGGCCAGCCGACCATCCAGATCGACGTCGACCGCGCCCGCGCCGCGCGCTACGGGCTGACGCCCGGCGACATCAACGCCACCATCCGGGTCGCGATCGGCGGCGACAGTGCTGGCGATCTCTACGAACCCGGCAGCGACCGGCATTTTCCGATCATCGTTCGTCTCGCGCCGGAATATCGCAAGAGCGCCGAGGCGATCCACAATCTGCGGATCGGCGTGCAGGGGCCGAACGGTATCACGCAGATTCCGCTCAGCGAAGTCGCCTCGATCCAGCTCGTCTCGGGCGCTGCCTACATCTATCGCGAGAACCAGGAGCGCTATCTGCCGATCAAGTTCTCGGTGCGCGAGCGCGATCTCGGCAGCGCCATCAAGGAGGCGCAGGACAAGGTCGCGGCGCAGGTCCAGTTGCCCCCGGGGGCGCGTGCCGAATGGGTCGGCGAGTTCGGCAATCTGCAGGATGCGATCAAGCGGCTGTCGATCGTGGTGCCGATCAGTCTGGTTTTGATCGGCGTGCTGCTGTTCTTCAATTTCGGATCGTTCACCGACACGCTGCTGGCGATGAGCGTGATTCCGATGGCGATCTTCGGCGGCGTGCTCGGCCTGCTGGTGACCGGGATCCCGTTCAGCGTGTCGGCCGCGATCGGCTTCATTGCGTTGTTCGGCATCGCCGTGATGGACGGCATCATCATTCTGTCCCAGTACAACCAACTGATTGATCAGGGCCTCGACCGGGTCCGTGCGATCCTCCGAACCGGTGAATTGCAGATGCGGCCGGTGTTGATGACTTGTGTCGTGGCGGGTGTCGGGTTGTTGCCGGCCGCGGTGTCGAGCGGCATCGGCTCGCAGGTCCAGAAGCCGCTGGCGGTCGTGGTCGTCACCGGGATGGTGCTCGCCCCCGTCGTGATTCTCGTCACATTGCCGGTGCTGATCTCCTATTTCTCGCGTCGCCGGCTCGGATGATTACTTAGCCGGCCTCGTAGTTGCGCGAGCGGCCGCGGTTCCCTGTTTTCGGAACAGCAGCAAAATCAGAGGGAACTGCTTTGTTGCATTGCGATGACGCGCCTGTCGCGTCATTTGAACGCATCCGCCGATTGACTTGCGTCAAGCCGGTCGCGTGAAGGTCGTGGCACGATGCAACCATGGCTCGATTATTGGTATACCGATGTCCGCAAAACGGTCTGATGACTCAGACCTGGCTCGCCGATGAAGTGGCGGGCAGAGAGCGGCTGACCTACGAGCCGGTCTTTTGTCTCGCCTGCTCGCAGCAGCATTTCATCTGCGTCGAGACCGGCCGGGCGCTCGGCGACCGTGTCGAGGCGGTGACCGCGACCCACAGCCCGACGTTCCCGCCAGATCAGATCAACGCACGTGCCGTCGGCAGCCAGCGTGAAACCCTCGATGGTTTCAGCCCGCGGCCCGTCGTCGCGCAGGCAGCCAACCACGCCAAGGCGCACTGAGAAAGTGCATTGAGCGATATCTGAACGAGGTGGCAGCGAACAGCGGGGAGTGCTGCCATTCGGCGACTCCGACCATTTGCAACGATCAAATACGAGATTACTGACCGGACGGCGTGCGCAGGCCGTGCCAGGCGTCGCGCACCTGATGATAGTGAACGTCCGGCAGATAGTCCGGTGTGTTGAGCTTCAGCGTCTTGACGTCGAGCCGGCCGATGGCGCTGAGCAGCGTGTAGGACGCGATCACCCGATCGCGTTGCGCGCCGATCAGGCGCGCGCGGGCGAGCGTGAGATCTTGCTGCGAATTCAGCACGTCCACCGTAGTGCGCTGGCCGCCTTGCGCTTCGCGGCCGACGCCTTTCAGCGCGATCTCGGCGGCCCGCACTTCGGCTTCCGACGCGCTGACCGCGATCTTGGCGCCCTCGTTGCTGACCCAGGCGCCGATCGCCGCAGTGCGCGACTGATTGCGGATCTGATCGAGCACCAGCCGGCTCTGCGCGGCGATTTCCTTGGACTGCCGGGTCTCCGCGGCGGCGAGCCCGCCGTCGTAGATCGGCGCGGAGATCTGGCCGAGGATCGAGGCCTGGTCGGTGCCTTTGGTGCCGAGGGTCGAATCGGTGTCGCGGCTGCGACTGGCGTTGCCCTGCAGCGTCACGCTCGGCAGCAGGCCGCCTTCGGCCACCTTGATCGTCGTGGTGGCGACGTCGACGTCGTAGCTCGCGGCGAGCACCGCCGGGTTGCCTTGCAGCGCCAGCGAAATCGCATCCTCGCGGCTGCGTGGCAGCAGCCGGTCGACCGGCGCGGCGGGGCTCAGTCGCGACGGCGGATTGCCGATCACCTGCGCGTAGGTCGCTTCGCTGACGGCAAGGTTGACTTCGGCGGCGTTGAGGTCGGCGCGGCCTCGGCTGAGCCGCGCTTCCGCCTGCGCGGTATCCGTCGGCGTCACGTCGCCGGCGTTCAAGCGTTTGTTGGTGATGTCCAGCGTCTGGCTGAGAAAGTCGACGTTGGTCCTCTGGGCTGCGACCAGCGCCTGATTGGCGAGCACGTTGGTGTAGGCGGTGACGGCGTCGAGCAGCACGCCCTGTCCGACATTGCGCAACGCTTCGCGGCCGGACTTCACCTGAAACTCGGCGACGCGCACACTGTTGGCGGTCCTGAAACCGTTGAACAGGTTCTGCGTGACGGTGACGCCGATCGTCCAAGGCTTCAGCGTTGCGGTCTGGATGGTGTTGTCGGGCAGCAGGTTCCGGACCGCCTGCATGCCGACGCCGAGACTGGCGATGATCTGCGGACGATAACCGGCCAGCGCCGCCGGCACATTCTCGTCGGTCGCGCGTTGCCGGGCGCGTTCGGCGTTCAACTGCGGATTAGTCTGATAGGCTTTCGCGAGCGCTTCGGGCAGTCCCTCGGCGGATGCCGGAAAGGTCAGCGCGATACTGATCGCAGCCGCGCAAGCGCCCGCGAGAGAACGACGTGCAGTCTTTGCGACGCTGCTAATCAATCCTGTCCACCAAACCATCTGTCCCGCAGCAACTCTGCGACATCCGCCCCCGCCGACGCCACTGCATGTTTAGAACGCGCTGCAGCGTGACGCAAATCATCGGGGCGCACGGACGGCGGTTGCCGCCGCCACTGTGGTCATGGGGCAACGCTGCGGCGATCGGGCGCGCGGCATGATGCGGCGTCCAGCCGCTCCGGCGCGCGCCCGTCAGCTCGCTGTCAGCGATTCCTGTTGTTCGGTTTGCGCTTTTCGATGAAGGCGGCCATTCCCTCGGAACGGTCCTCCAGCGCGAAACTCGAGCGGAACAGATCGCGCTCGACGGCGAGTCCTTCGGCCAGTGTGGTTTCCAGCGCACGATTCACTGCGCTTTTCGCCATCGCGGCGGCAGGGCGGGACATCGACGCGATTTTCTCGGCGGCCGCGAGAGCTTCTTCCATCAGCTTGTCGGCAGGCACGAGGCGGCTGACGAGGCCGGCGCGTTCCGCTTCCTGCGCGTCCATCATCCGTCCGGTAAGGCACAGATCCATTGCCTTCGATTTGCCGATGGCGCGTGTGAGACGCTGCGTACCGCCAATGCCCGGAATCGTGCCCAGGGTGATCTCCGGCTGGCCGAACTTCGCATTATCGGCGGCGATGATGATATCGCACATCATCGCCAACTCGCACCCGCCGCCGAGCGCGTATCCGGCGACCGCCGCAATGGTCGGCTTGCGGCAGCGCGCGAGGCGGTCGCCGCCGATCGAGGTGAAGTCCTCGTTGAACATGTCGATGAAGCCCTTCGGCTGCATCTCCTTGATGTCGGCGCCGGCGGCGAACGCCTTCTCGCTGCCGGTGACCAGGATGCACCCGATCGCGTCATCGGCTTCGAGGTCCTCGACCGCCGCACCGATCTCGCCGAACACGCCGAACGACAGCGCGTTCAAAAGCTTGGGACGGTTGAGCTTGATGATGCCGACGGCATTCTGGCGTTCGACGATGATGAATTCAAAAGTGCTCATGATGCATTCCCGCTCGAGGGCCGGTCGCGGCCGCGGGCAATCTGCCCGCTGGCGGGTCCGGCTTCAAGGGGAGGGGCGGATCGTTCAGGCCATGAACATCCGTGCGGCCGAGGCGAGCGTCAGGAGACCACCTGCAGCGATGAAAATCTTGCCGATCAGCGACGCCTTGTCCCAGGCGCCGTCGTTGCTGGTCGCCGAAGACATCTGCGCCGTGCCAACCGTCGCTGGATCCGAGCTGGTCGCTGCCGGAGTCGTGGCAGTCGAAGCCGGAATCGTCGCCGCCATCACGGCCGGTGGGGCGTCCGCGGCGGCACGGTCGAGCTCGTTGACCTCGTCGGGGGGAACGACCTGAGAGTCCGTCGAGCCATCGGGCGCCGTCGTCGGCTGCGCGGCGGCGGGGCCCGGCGTCTCGCCGGCGGCGCCTGCGATGGTTGGGAACTGTGCGTTGGCATTGGCGACCGAAGGAGGCAACGCGGCCGACGGTGGTCCGTCTCCGACCAGCGCGCCGGTCTGCGCGGCGCCTGCCGGCTTCGCGTCGCTCGACGCGACGGCGCTGGCGG
This genomic window contains:
- a CDS encoding error-prone DNA polymerase; translation: MSAPRYAEIGVTTNFSFLEGGSHPQDYVHEASRLGLYAIGIADRNTLAGVVRAYSELDNEDLAYKPKLLIGARLCFTDGTPDLLAYPTDRAAYGRLCRLLSTGKLRAGKGECHLTVADLEAFIHQPPIAIHQPSLSSWPGSSRPSTSSSEAVLVSVDARVKPGHDEGRRKSDPSQILLVLMPSYRFQSKRIAEALERLTALNSGSGSGSVWLGLAPYYRGDDRRRLARLRRIAAAAKVPGIATNDVLYHHPSRRALQDVLTCVREKTTIDKVGRRLEGNAERHLKPAAEMMRLFRTDPDAIAETLRFADRISFTLDELQYHYPDEPVPPGKTAQQHLRDLTEQGIAEYFPNGISDRLRATIDKELTLIARRDYAHYFLTVHDIVRYARSQNILCQGRGSAANSAVCYVLGITCVDPTEIDLLFERFVSEERDEPPDIDVDFEHSRREEVMQYIYRRYGRHRAAIVSTVIHYRPRSAIRDVGKALGLSEDVTAALADTVWGSWGKGLNEMQVRQAGLDPANPMIVRAVELATELIGFPRHLSQHVGGYVLTQDRLDSYVPIGNAAMEDRTFIEWDKDDIDAVKMMKVDVLALGMLTCIRKGFDLIAQHKGVRFQLSDIKSVDDNNVYRMLQRGESIGVFQVESRAQMNMLPRLKPRCFYDLVIEVAIVRPGPIQGDMVHPYLRRRNGQEPVVYPSPSGEAGDKNELRQILGKTLGVPLFQEQAMRIAIEAAHFTPDEANQLRRAMATFRNVGTIGKFEAKMVGNLMARGYDATFAKNCFEQIKGFGSYGFPESHAASFAKLVYVSAWMKCEHPDAFCCALLNSQPMGFYAPAQIVGDARANKVEVRPVDVSFSDGQCTLEERCGEHHAVRLGFRMIDGFRWADPDEERVRREAGEAPSDDWAARIVAARARAPFGSLEQFARSTALSKRALILLADADAFRSLGLDRRAALWAVRRLPDDVPLPLFEAARAQEQQDEHTAPLPQMPMAEHVVADYQTVRLSLKGHPMEFLRALFAAERVVTCRNVSGMRSSGRRLRCAGVVLVRQRPGSANGVIFMTIEDETGIANIVVWPAVMEKFRKEVMGARLILVEGKIQASPEGVVHLVAERLIDRSHDMARLSDDLAARPPLSPAAELYEPLNGDRRDNPDAPAQRLRHPRDVRILPPSRDFH
- a CDS encoding CoA transferase; protein product: MPSPRDLLAELWTSVGGDAAALDAVTLTGDEPQLPSSFRVDAAAQVSIAASGLAAAEIWRMRSGQSQSVSVDMRHAAIECRSERYLRRDGEPPPPMWDPIAGVYQVKNGRFVRLHTNFPHHRDAVCKVLACAPERAAVQAALSEWDGEAFETASYQAGGVVALMRSRDEWQALPQAAALDALPLVEITRIGDAAPKPWPAGERPLAGLRVLDLSRVIAGPVAGRTLAAHGADVMLVSSPELPSIPWLVIDTGRGKLSSCADLTTQQGHAALRDLLAEADVFSQGYRPQSLAALGFSPEDAAAINPGIVYVSLSAYGRNGPWATRRGFDSLVQCTTGFNHAEGQAAGVEGPKELPMQILDHATGYLMALGAMIAKARQAREGGSWHVQVSLARTGKWLWEMGRLVQGLAAPDITPDLAAGFLDDVPSGFGTLTAVRHAAILSGTPAHWARPAVPLGTDPPGWPARG
- a CDS encoding efflux RND transporter periplasmic adaptor subunit; translated protein: MLKHVARRLGRVSRKWLVLSGCLAVGVAVAGSIVADRFAATEVHSEISSQSRRSADRYTPSAAEWASLTIEKVSDFSFRAEHVTEGKIAIDEDRSTPVFSPYAGRVTKLLARPGDHVAQGQPLFTIEAPDTVQAQNDFIVAATALNKAKSQLELAQFQDKRARDLFDGKAVPLKDYQQAQATLTSTQNDMQSATTALEAARNRLRILGLTESAITAFQDKGKINPETTIYAPIAGTVVQRKIGPGQYVNAGASDPVFVIGDLSTVWLTAFVRESEAADVEVGQDVSFQVLALPGRTLTGRVNYVAAAIDPATRRLMVRATIDNPDGALKPEMFANVTIYSASDHPAVGVPRTALIYEGDQVRVWVARDDRSIELRTIKPGLTAGNLVEVIGNLQPGDKIVTKGALFIDRAATG
- a CDS encoding CusA/CzcA family heavy metal efflux RND transporter produces the protein MGRLVALAVNRRFLMVAMFLLVIAGGTVAFKQLNIEAYPDPTPPMVDIVTQSAGLSAEEVERYITIPIEAQVAGIKNLKTIRTISLYGLSDVKLQFSFDYTYDEALQQVLNRLSQLAPLPGNAQPGISPLSPIGEIFRYRLVGPPGYSVLDLKTLQDWVLQRRFRAVPGVIDVTGWGGKTKTYEVQVDFNKLVANGLTLPQVLQAVSNSNINVGGNTVDIGAQSAVVRGVGLIRSIDDLGSTMVASSGGNPVLIRDIAKVSVGEKPRLGIAGMNQDDDIVQGIVLMRRGEKSSPTIARVEQTVKAINASGVLPPGVRIERIYDRKDLIDTTTHTVLHNMVVGILLIVFLQWVFLGDLRSALIVGATIPFALFFAVIILVLRGESANLLSVGAIDFGLIVDATVIMVEAIFRRLSHTTELSTEELSQISAETVMGMKSHAILSAAADVSRSIFFAAAIIIAAFLPLFTLSGVEGNIFSPMAKTYAYALAGGLLATFTVTPALSAIILPAHVKETETLLMRWLHRVYTPLLAWAVANRRLVMAGAVGLVVMTVIATRFLGLEFLPKLEEGNLWVRATLPPTISLAEGNGYVNQMRKLIATFPEVESVVSQHGRPDDGTDAAGLFNAEFFAPLKPVSQWPGSKDKDDLTARMLKQLQDRFPGVEFNFSQYLQDNVSEAVSGVKGENSIKLYGNDLQALTDTANKIKAVLSTVQGVTDLAVFTSLGQPTIQIDVDRARAARYGLTPGDINATIRVAIGGDSAGDLYEPGSDRHFPIIVRLAPEYRKSAEAIHNLRIGVQGPNGITQIPLSEVASIQLVSGAAYIYRENQERYLPIKFSVRERDLGSAIKEAQDKVAAQVQLPPGARAEWVGEFGNLQDAIKRLSIVVPISLVLIGVLLFFNFGSFTDTLLAMSVIPMAIFGGVLGLLVTGIPFSVSAAIGFIALFGIAVMDGIIILSQYNQLIDQGLDRVRAILRTGELQMRPVLMTCVVAGVGLLPAAVSSGIGSQVQKPLAVVVVTGMVLAPVVILVTLPVLISYFSRRRLG